A part of Oncorhynchus clarkii lewisi isolate Uvic-CL-2024 chromosome 17, UVic_Ocla_1.0, whole genome shotgun sequence genomic DNA contains:
- the LOC139371186 gene encoding protein-arginine deiminase type-2-like isoform X1 — protein sequence MIIHPRTLRIEYGKTTKVMCVVGTELTVNIDRSAPPSSKYFSVQCGPRVQYRITPPPLESGTLPTTLNGNTMLLFTMDTASEVGNDSKLSVMYYGEKTEVLGKAVVHLTAVEISLDVDADRDGQVERNNPNKGSWMWGPNGHGAILLVNCDSEHTYGKKQDSERAEVSRVSDLKDMSPMVLRTSGPTKLPEGYKLTMHISQGDAESVRVFRTRSTAGMHQTLKNLFYKSFVKDYPLVLGSEDLSKEVPYLGGNAEMNFYVEGLRFPDKDFEGLISISLSLLEPSSQGFPETPIFTDRVVFRVAPWIMTPNTLNPLEVFVCSTSDNYQFLKGMRRLVENSGYKLKVCHEYMNRGDRWMQDEIEFGYIDSPHQRFPVVLDSPRDGELQDFPYDVLLGPDFGYVTRTAYDEEVSSLDSFGNLEVSPPVIVNGKIYPLGRIIIGVAFPTANKGRNMTKVVQDFLWAQKVQEPIALFSDWLLVGHVDEFMTFVPAPDKKGFRLLLASPDAGYKLFRGLQNDGHGQAKMFDGLGAEEEITVDEILSDDKLGAENNYVQSCIDWNRDVLKRELGLDDDDIIDLPILFHVMEENRAVAYYPDMVNMIVLGKNLGIPKPFGPKVDGRCALEAEMTSLMEGLGLHCTYIDDFASYHKLLGEVHCGSNVRREPFSFKWWNLEM from the exons ATGATCATCCACCCTCGGACACTGAGAATTGAGTATGGAAAAACGACCAAAGTCATGTGCGTGGTTGGCACGGAACTTACTGTAAACATAGACAG GAGTGCCCCTCCTAGCTCCAAGTACTTCTCTGTGCAATGTGGTCCCAGAGTGCAGTACAGGATCACCCCACCCCCACTGGAGAGTGGGACCCTCCCCACCACTCTCAATGGTAATACAATGCTTCTATTCACCATGGACACTGCCAGCGAAGTGGGAAATGATAGCAAG TTATCGGTCATGTATTATGGAGAGAAGACGGAGGTGTTAGGGAAAGCTGTCGTTCACCTCACCGCTGTTG AGATTTCTCTGGATGTAGATGCTGATCGAGATGGCCAGGTGGAGAGGAACAACCCCAACAAG GGATCTTGGATGTGGGGGCCTAATGGCCATGGTGCCATCCTACTGGTCAACTGTGACTCAGAACACACCTATGGGAAGAAGCAAGACAGTGAGCGTGCTGAGGTCAGCAGGGtctcag ATCTGAAAGACATGTCCCCAATGGTGCTGCGGACCAGTGGCCCTACCAAGCTCCCAGAGGGCTACAAGCTGACCATGCACATCTCCCAGGGGGATGCAGAGAGTGTCAGGGTCTTCAGAACCAGGTCCACAGCAGGCATGCACCAAACACTGA AAAACCTGTTCTACAAGAGCTTTGTGAAGGACTACCCGCTGGTGCTGGGCAGTGAGGATTTGTCCAAGGAGGTCCCGTACCTCGGGGGAAACGCTGAGATGAATTTCTACGTTGAGGGCCTGAGATTCCCTGACAAAGACTTTGAGGGCCTCATCAGCATCAGCCTCAGCCTGCTGGAGCCCAGCTCTCAG GGCTTCCCTGAGACGCCCATCTTTACAGACAGGGTGGTGTTCCGTGTGGCTCCCTGGATCATGACACCCAACACACTCAACCCTCTGGAGGTTTTCGTCTGCAG CACATCTGATAACTACCAGTTCCTAAAGGGAATGAGGAGGCTGGTGGAGAACAGTGGGTACAAGCTGAAGGTTTGTCATGAGTACATGAACAGAGGAGACCGCTGGATGCAG GATGAGATAGAGTTTGGCTACATTGACTCTCCTCACCAACGTTTCCCTGTTGTGCTGGACTCCCCCCGAGACGGAGAACTACAGGATTTCCCTTATGATGTGCTACTG GGCCCAGACTTTGGCTATGTGACGAGGACAGCATATGATGAGGAAGTGAGCAGCCTGGACTCGTTTGGTAACCTGGAAGTTAGCCCTCCAGTTATTGTAAATGGAAAAATCTACCCTCTGGGCAGGATCATAATTGGAGTGGCTTTCCCCAC GGCAAACAAGGGCCGCAACATGACCAAAGTAGTGCAAGACTTCCTTTGGGCACAGAAAGTCCAGGAGCCCATTGCACTGTTCTCTGATTGGCTTCTGGTTGGGCATGTGGATGAATTCATGACTTTTGTCCCAGCTCCTGACAAAAAG GGATTCCGGCTGCTGCTCGCCAGCCCCGACGCAGGCTACAAACTATTCAGAGGCTTACAGAACGACGGGCATGGACAAGCCAAAATGTTTGACG GTCTTGGAGCAGAAGAAGAGATTACGGTAGATGAGATATTGAGTGATGACAAACTTGGGGCAGAAAACAACTATGTCCAG AGCTGTATAGACTGGAACAGGGATGTCCTTAAGAGGGAGCTGGGTTTAGACGACGATGATATCATTGATCTGCCCATCCTTTTCCATGTGATGGAGGAGAACAGGGCTGTGGCCTATTACCCAGACATG GTGAACATGATTGTGTTGGGGAAGAACCTGGGCATCCCTAAACCATTTGGGCCCAAGGTGGACGGCCGTTGTGCCCTGGAGGCAGAGATGACCTCCCTCATGGAGGGCCTGGGGCTCCACTGCACATACATTGATGACTTTGCTTCCTACCACAAACTGCTGGGAGAGGTTCACTGTGGCTCCAACGTTCGCAGGGAACCCTTCTCCTTCAAGTGGTGGAACCTGGAGATGTGA
- the LOC139371186 gene encoding protein-arginine deiminase type-2-like isoform X2 has product MLLFTMDTASEVGNDSKLSVMYYGEKTEVLGKAVVHLTAVEISLDVDADRDGQVERNNPNKGSWMWGPNGHGAILLVNCDSEHTYGKKQDSERAEVSRVSDLKDMSPMVLRTSGPTKLPEGYKLTMHISQGDAESVRVFRTRSTAGMHQTLKNLFYKSFVKDYPLVLGSEDLSKEVPYLGGNAEMNFYVEGLRFPDKDFEGLISISLSLLEPSSQGFPETPIFTDRVVFRVAPWIMTPNTLNPLEVFVCSTSDNYQFLKGMRRLVENSGYKLKVCHEYMNRGDRWMQDEIEFGYIDSPHQRFPVVLDSPRDGELQDFPYDVLLGPDFGYVTRTAYDEEVSSLDSFGNLEVSPPVIVNGKIYPLGRIIIGVAFPTANKGRNMTKVVQDFLWAQKVQEPIALFSDWLLVGHVDEFMTFVPAPDKKGFRLLLASPDAGYKLFRGLQNDGHGQAKMFDGLGAEEEITVDEILSDDKLGAENNYVQSCIDWNRDVLKRELGLDDDDIIDLPILFHVMEENRAVAYYPDMVNMIVLGKNLGIPKPFGPKVDGRCALEAEMTSLMEGLGLHCTYIDDFASYHKLLGEVHCGSNVRREPFSFKWWNLEM; this is encoded by the exons ATGCTTCTATTCACCATGGACACTGCCAGCGAAGTGGGAAATGATAGCAAG TTATCGGTCATGTATTATGGAGAGAAGACGGAGGTGTTAGGGAAAGCTGTCGTTCACCTCACCGCTGTTG AGATTTCTCTGGATGTAGATGCTGATCGAGATGGCCAGGTGGAGAGGAACAACCCCAACAAG GGATCTTGGATGTGGGGGCCTAATGGCCATGGTGCCATCCTACTGGTCAACTGTGACTCAGAACACACCTATGGGAAGAAGCAAGACAGTGAGCGTGCTGAGGTCAGCAGGGtctcag ATCTGAAAGACATGTCCCCAATGGTGCTGCGGACCAGTGGCCCTACCAAGCTCCCAGAGGGCTACAAGCTGACCATGCACATCTCCCAGGGGGATGCAGAGAGTGTCAGGGTCTTCAGAACCAGGTCCACAGCAGGCATGCACCAAACACTGA AAAACCTGTTCTACAAGAGCTTTGTGAAGGACTACCCGCTGGTGCTGGGCAGTGAGGATTTGTCCAAGGAGGTCCCGTACCTCGGGGGAAACGCTGAGATGAATTTCTACGTTGAGGGCCTGAGATTCCCTGACAAAGACTTTGAGGGCCTCATCAGCATCAGCCTCAGCCTGCTGGAGCCCAGCTCTCAG GGCTTCCCTGAGACGCCCATCTTTACAGACAGGGTGGTGTTCCGTGTGGCTCCCTGGATCATGACACCCAACACACTCAACCCTCTGGAGGTTTTCGTCTGCAG CACATCTGATAACTACCAGTTCCTAAAGGGAATGAGGAGGCTGGTGGAGAACAGTGGGTACAAGCTGAAGGTTTGTCATGAGTACATGAACAGAGGAGACCGCTGGATGCAG GATGAGATAGAGTTTGGCTACATTGACTCTCCTCACCAACGTTTCCCTGTTGTGCTGGACTCCCCCCGAGACGGAGAACTACAGGATTTCCCTTATGATGTGCTACTG GGCCCAGACTTTGGCTATGTGACGAGGACAGCATATGATGAGGAAGTGAGCAGCCTGGACTCGTTTGGTAACCTGGAAGTTAGCCCTCCAGTTATTGTAAATGGAAAAATCTACCCTCTGGGCAGGATCATAATTGGAGTGGCTTTCCCCAC GGCAAACAAGGGCCGCAACATGACCAAAGTAGTGCAAGACTTCCTTTGGGCACAGAAAGTCCAGGAGCCCATTGCACTGTTCTCTGATTGGCTTCTGGTTGGGCATGTGGATGAATTCATGACTTTTGTCCCAGCTCCTGACAAAAAG GGATTCCGGCTGCTGCTCGCCAGCCCCGACGCAGGCTACAAACTATTCAGAGGCTTACAGAACGACGGGCATGGACAAGCCAAAATGTTTGACG GTCTTGGAGCAGAAGAAGAGATTACGGTAGATGAGATATTGAGTGATGACAAACTTGGGGCAGAAAACAACTATGTCCAG AGCTGTATAGACTGGAACAGGGATGTCCTTAAGAGGGAGCTGGGTTTAGACGACGATGATATCATTGATCTGCCCATCCTTTTCCATGTGATGGAGGAGAACAGGGCTGTGGCCTATTACCCAGACATG GTGAACATGATTGTGTTGGGGAAGAACCTGGGCATCCCTAAACCATTTGGGCCCAAGGTGGACGGCCGTTGTGCCCTGGAGGCAGAGATGACCTCCCTCATGGAGGGCCTGGGGCTCCACTGCACATACATTGATGACTTTGCTTCCTACCACAAACTGCTGGGAGAGGTTCACTGTGGCTCCAACGTTCGCAGGGAACCCTTCTCCTTCAAGTGGTGGAACCTGGAGATGTGA